In the Mya arenaria isolate MELC-2E11 chromosome 11, ASM2691426v1 genome, one interval contains:
- the LOC128209553 gene encoding DNA replication licensing factor mcm5-like: MDTGFDDPGIFFSDNFGSEDQNNDDQINRVQVKKRFKDFIRQFHEGQFSYRYRDELKRHYNLGEYYLEVEIEDVSSFDEALAEKLYKLPAQHLPLFEDAAKEVADEITKPRPDGDEEVQDIQVMLTSKENATNLRGLKSDQMSKLLKIPGIVIAASAIKSKATTLTLQCRSCRNVINNIAINPGLEGYSLPRKCNTDQAGRPKCPVDPFFIVPDKCRCVDFQVLKLQEAPESVPNGEMPRHMQLFCDRYMCDKAVPGNRVSVIGIFSIKKMAPTKGSAREKVNVGIRAPYFRVVGIQVDTEGKGHATGTTITPTEEEDFQRLAKTPNVYDTIAKSIAPSIYGSLDMKRAIACLLFGGSRKRLPDGLTRRGDVNLLMLGDPGTAKSQLLKFVERVSPIAVYTSGKGSSAAGLTASVNRDPQTRNFVMEGGAMVLADGGVVCIDEFDKMREDDRVAIHEAMEQQTISIAKAGITTTLNSRCSVLAAANSVYGRWDDTKGEENIDFMPTILSRFDMIFIVKDMHDEARDTRLAKHVMNVHLNALQMTEEQAEGEIDLLTLKKYINYCRGKCGPRLSSEAAEKLKNRYVLMRNSAGEYERETGKKVSIPITVRQLEAIIRISESLAKMKLQPFATESEVDEALRLFQVSTLDAAMTGNLAGVEGFTTEEDQDMLSRIEKQLKRRFVIGSQVSEHAVLQDFSKQKYPERSIQKVIHFMLRRGELQHRMQRKMLYRVK, from the exons GGATGAACTGAAACGTCATTACAATTTAGGAGAGTACTATCTGGAGGTCGAGATCGAAGATGTATCCAGCTTTGATGAGGCACTAGCAGAAAAGTTGTACAAGCTGCCAGCACAACATCTTCCACTG TTTGAGGATGCAGCAAAGGAGGTGGCAGATGAGATTACGAAGCCAAGACCGGATGGAGACGAGGAAGTTCAGGACATTCAGGTCATGCTTACATCTAAGGAAAATGCAACCAACCTCCGCGGGCTCAAG TCTGACCAGATGTCAAAATTGCTGAAGATTCCTGGCATTGTCATCGCAGCATCAGCCATCAAATCCAAAGCCACCACACTGACCCTCCAGTGTCGCAGCTGCCGTAACGTTATCAACAACATTGCTATTAATCCAGGATTAGAGGGCTACAGCTTGCCTCGAAAGTGCAATAC TGACCAGGCAGGGAGGCCCAAATGCCCAGTTGACCCGTTCTTTATTGTACCGGACAAGTGTCGCTGTGTAGATTTCCAGGTGTTGAAATTGCAGGAAGCTCCCGAGTCAGTGCCCAATGGGGAGATGCCACGACACATGCAGCTCTTCTGTGATAG GTACATGTGTGACAAGGCTGTTCCGGGTAACAGGGTGTCTGTCATTGGCATCTTCTCCATTAAAAAGATGGCCCCAACTAAG GGCAGTGCTAGGGAGAAGGTGAATGTTGGAATCAGGGCTCCGTACTTCAGGGTAGTGGGCATACAGGTGGACACAGAGGGTAAAGGCCACGCTACAGGCACCACCATCACACCCACTGAGGAGGAGGACTTCCAGAGATTGGCCAAGACTCCCAATGTTTATGACACCATTGCCAAGAGCATTGCTCCCTCCATCTATGGTAGCTTAGATATGAAGAGGGCTATTGCTTGCTTGCTGTTTGGTGGCTCTAGGAAAAG ACTACCTGATGGTTTGACACGTCGTGGGGATGTAAATTTGTTGATGTTAGGAGACCCAGGTACTGCCAAGTCCCAGCTGTTGAAGTTTGTGGAGCGTGTCTCTCCCATCGCAGTTTACACCTCCGGCAAGGGCAGCAGTGCTGCTGGTCTTACTGCTTCTGTCAATAGAGACCCGCAGACA CGTAACTTTGTGATGGAGGGTGGGGCGATGGTTCTGGCAGATGGAGGTGTCGTCTGCATTGACGAGTTTGACAAGATGAGGGAGGATGACCGTGTCGCCATTCACGAGGCCATGGAGCAACAGACCATCTCAATTGCCAAG GCTGGCATCACAACAACCTTGAATTCTCGCTGCTCGGTGCTGGCAGCTGCAAATAGTGTGTATGGCCGCTGGGATGACACCAAGGGGGAGGAGAATATTGACTTTATGCCAACAATCCTCTCCAGGTTTGACATGATCTTCATCGTCAAGGATATGCATGATGAAGCCAGAGATACA AGATTGGCCAAGCATGTGATGAATGTCCATCTGAATGCTCTTCAAATGACCGAAGAACAGGCAGAGGGTGAAATTGACCTCCTGACCCTGAAGAAGTACATCAACTACTGCAGGGG TAAATGTGGTCCCCGCCTGTCTTCGGAAGCTGCTGAGAAGCTGAAGAATCGCTACGTCTTGATGCGCAACTCTGCTGGGGAATATGAGCGAGAGACGGGCAAGAAAGTCAGCATTCCCATCACTGTCAG ACAACTTGAGGCAATCATCCGTATCAGTGAGTCGTTGGCAAAGATGAAGCTTCAGCCATTTGCCACAGAGTCTGAAGTGGACGAAGCTCTACGCCTGTTTCAGGTCTCAACCCTGGATGCTGCCATGACTGGAAACCTTGCAG GTGTGGAGGGGTTCACGACAGAGGAGGACCAAGATATGCTGTCTAGGATCGAGAAGCAGCTGAAACGACGTTTTGTGATTGGTTCCCAGGTCTCTGAGCATGCAGTTCTTCAGGACTTCTCTAAACAG AAGTATCCAGAACGTTCTATTCAGAAGGTGATACACTTCATGCTGCGGAGAGGGGAGCTCCAGCACCGTATGCAGAGGAAGATGCTGTACAGGGTGAAATAG
- the LOC128209476 gene encoding alpha-tocopherol transfer protein-like codes for MDQTPVECSETFPDCRKTEVDVKEETDALRDWIIQQPEIPNFIESRVLAAFLNVCKFNQTNTRERLRRYWVTRRDGILQHLNDLDPASPVVLEILRGPHAVYVPLPGRDKEGRRVILARWNELDVSGVSYTFEEWFRAISVVFDVVSFMDETSYRNGITILMDAKGVRLAHLLFFGYTNSCKQVAMMQKGYPIRIRQVHYINNSRVIDIFLRIVKKVLSQKLANRIALHGTKYEKLFQHVDVTCLPDNYIPAYADSDGTGAGSIHDIKERFVHDELLAPRTLTFLRELYSARAGQDEPCPRNSGLKLEEKPAPRDGVLLPGEETPAKPVYDECDFD; via the exons ATGGATCAAACGCCCGTTGAGTGTTCGGAAACATTTCCGGATTGTCGCAAAACGGAAGTTGATGTGAAGGAGGAGACGGACGCGCTCCGGGATTGGATAATCCAGCAACCGGAAATACCAAACTTTATTG AATCTCGCGTTTTGGCGGCTTTCCTGAACGTGTGCAAATTCAACCAAACCAATACCCGAGAACGCCTTCGGCGGTACTGGGTAACACGGCGGGACGGTATTTTACAACACCTGAATGACCTTGACCCCGCGTCTCCAGTCGTCCTTGAAATCCTCAGGGGTCCACA TGCAGTGTACGTGCCGCTGCCAGGCCGCGACAAGGAGGGGCGGCGGGTGATTTTGGCTCGCTGGA atgAGCTTGACGTCAGCGGAGTGTCTTACACGTTTGAAGAATGGTTCCGCGCAATCAGCGTCGTGTTTGACGTCGTCAGCTTCATGGATGAAACCTCATACCGCAATGGCATCACGATCCTCATGGACGCCAAGGGCGTTCGGCTCGCGCACCTGCTCTTTTTCGGTTACACCAACAGTTGCAAGCAGGTCGCAATGATGCAG AAAGGCTACCCGATCCGGATCAGGCAGGTGCATTACATTAACAACAGCCGGGTGATCGACATCTTCCTCCGCATCGTCAAGAAGGTCCTGTCCCAGAAGCTCGCAAACAGG ATCGCATTGCACGGGACTAAGTACGAGAAACTGTTCCAGCACGTGGATGTCACGTGTCTCCCTGACAACTACATCCCGGCGTACGCGGATAGCGATGGGACGGGAGCGGGGTCTATCCATGATATCAAGG AGCGTTTTGTCCACGATGAGCTGCTGGCCCCACGGACGCTGACCTTCCTACGTGAGCTATACAGCGCGAGGGCCGGACAGGATGAACCCTGTCCTCGGAACTCGGGACTAAAACTGGAGGAAAAGCCAGCTCCGCGGGATGGAGTGTTATTGCCGGGGGAAGAGACCCCGGCGAAACCGGTGTATGATGAGTGTGACTTTGACTAG
- the LOC128209475 gene encoding galactose mutarotase-like: MPLKQELFGKTSTGEDVYKFTFTNENKVTISVLNFGCVIYEIKLPDRDGNVVDVNLGFDNVKDYEKNNNYFGALCGRVANRIGNGEMTIDGQTFKLSRNDPLGGHIVHGGFVGFSRRVWDYKIEGDTLTLTYVDADGSEGFPGEVTTHVTFTLGEDNTLTMDYSATTTKTTVVDMGSHFMVNLAGHDKGAIKDHKVTVYSDKFLDIGDDFLPTGKLISVDEDPVMDFRSGRDLAGEVLETLSGGCAFHHAFVFDRRGERKRMARVDHPGSGRYLEVASTNSTVFAYSNHFMPQIVGDAPCKAGARYPRYAAIEFMPMGYPNSVKMPEFPQSVLKPDQQYRETAWYTFGLQEQ, encoded by the exons ATTTACGTTCACGAATGAGAACAAGGTCACCATCAGCGTTCTGAACTTTGGTTGCGTCATTTACGAGATAAAGCTGCCGGACAGAGACGGCAACGTTGTCGACGTCAACCTTGGCTTCGATAACGTCAAAG ATTATGAGAAGAATAACAACTATTTTGGAGCGCTGTGTGGAAGGGTTGCAAACAGGATCGGGAACGGCGAGATGACGATTGACGGACAAACGTTCAAACTCTCCCGTAACGACCCGCTCGGCGGCCATATCGTCCATGGGGGATTCGTAGGTTTCAGCAGG CGTGTATGGGACTACAAGATCGAGGGCGATACGCTGACGTTAACGTACGTCGACGCTGACGGCAGCGAAGGGTTCCCAGGGGAGGTGACCACCCATGTAACGTTCACGTTGGGTGAGGACAACACCCTTACTATGGATTACAGTGCCACAACCACAAAGACCACTGTGGTGGACATGGGCAGTCACTTCATGGTCAATCTTGCCGGACAC gaCAAAGGGGCCATAAAAGATCACAAAGTCACCGTCTACAGCGACAAATTCCTGGACATTGGTGACGACTTTCTTCCAACAG GTAAGCTGATATCGGTGGATGAGGATCCGGTGATGGACTTCCGGTCCGGTCGCGACCTGGCCGGTGAGGTATTAGAAACGTTGAGCGGTGGTTGTGCCTTCCATCACGCCTTTGTCTTCGACCGCCGAGGAGAGCGAAAACGTATGGCAAg GGTGGATCATCCGGGCAGCGGTCGGTACCTAGAGGTCGCCTCTACCAACAGTACAGTGTTCGCGTACAGTAACCACTTTATGCCCCAAATTGTCGGGGACGCCCCATGTAAGGCAGGCGCCAGGTACCCGCGCTACGCCGCCATTGAGTTCATGCCGATGGGCTACCCTAACTCCGTCAAAATG CCGGAGTTCCCCCAGTCAGTGTTGAAGCCCGACCAGCAGTACCGGGAGACCGCCTGGTACACGTTTGGCCTCCAAGAACAGTGA